One genomic segment of Cerasicoccus sp. TK19100 includes these proteins:
- a CDS encoding class I SAM-dependent methyltransferase codes for MTDVTKTTEQDYGENPIGVRETDTYKGEYVHSFVDKWDELIDWDARAESEGSFFIKLLKERGCKRVLDVATGTGFHSVRLIKEGFEVVSADGAPEMLAKAFNNGRKHGEILRTVQADWRWLNRDVHNKFDAVICLGNSFTHLFSERDRRKALAEFYACLRHDGILILDQRNYDMILDEGFKTKHTYYYCGENVRAEPEHVDEGLARFCYSFPDGSKFHLNMYPLRANYVKRLMTEVGFQNIETFADFQETYRQDDPDFYIHVAEKRYPNAK; via the coding sequence ATGACAGATGTCACCAAGACCACCGAACAGGACTACGGGGAAAACCCAATCGGAGTCCGAGAAACAGACACTTACAAAGGCGAATACGTCCATTCCTTCGTGGATAAATGGGACGAGCTGATTGATTGGGACGCACGCGCCGAGAGCGAGGGTTCGTTCTTCATTAAATTACTGAAGGAGCGCGGCTGCAAGCGGGTGCTGGATGTTGCCACCGGCACGGGGTTTCACTCCGTTAGGCTGATCAAGGAAGGCTTTGAGGTGGTGAGCGCTGACGGCGCACCGGAGATGCTCGCCAAAGCATTTAATAATGGCCGCAAACATGGCGAAATCCTGCGCACGGTACAGGCAGACTGGCGTTGGCTAAACCGCGACGTGCACAACAAGTTCGATGCCGTGATTTGCCTGGGCAATTCCTTTACGCACCTTTTCTCCGAACGCGATCGGCGTAAGGCATTGGCCGAGTTTTATGCCTGCCTGAGACATGATGGTATCCTGATTCTCGACCAGCGAAACTACGACATGATCCTGGATGAAGGCTTTAAGACTAAGCACACGTATTACTACTGCGGTGAGAATGTTCGCGCCGAGCCAGAGCACGTTGATGAGGGGCTGGCGCGTTTCTGCTATTCCTTCCCGGATGGCTCTAAGTTCCACCTGAACATGTATCCGCTACGCGCTAATTACGTGAAGCGGCTGATGACCGAAGTCGGTTTCCAGAACATCGAAACGTTTGCGGACTTCCAGGAAACTTACCGTCAGGACGACCCGGATTTCTATATCCACGTCGCCGAGAAACGCTACCCGAACGCCAAATAA
- a CDS encoding NUDIX hydrolase, giving the protein MTPKLFESFQHCPMCGSANLCQGALQRKCGDCGHAMFNNPIAAVAVWIFDAENRVLLIERGREPAKGKLAPPGGFLDAGESLEVAAKREIEEEVGLKIKDLQFVCSHPNDYLYGGKTCSTCDVFFTAQLAEPAGNGVAQEGEVTAMSWRALADISRDDLAFESMRVSLDKLRGLRLLCRKK; this is encoded by the coding sequence ATGACGCCCAAGCTATTTGAATCCTTCCAGCATTGCCCCATGTGCGGCTCGGCCAACTTGTGCCAGGGCGCGTTGCAACGGAAATGCGGGGACTGCGGGCATGCGATGTTTAACAACCCGATTGCCGCGGTGGCGGTTTGGATATTCGACGCCGAGAATCGGGTGCTGCTCATCGAGCGTGGACGCGAACCGGCCAAAGGGAAGCTGGCACCGCCGGGTGGATTCCTCGATGCGGGGGAGTCGTTGGAAGTCGCCGCCAAGCGCGAGATCGAGGAAGAGGTCGGCCTGAAAATCAAGGACCTGCAGTTCGTCTGCTCGCACCCAAATGACTACCTTTACGGCGGCAAAACTTGCTCGACGTGCGATGTATTCTTCACCGCTCAGTTAGCCGAACCGGCAGGCAACGGCGTGGCGCAGGAAGGCGAAGTCACCGCGATGAGTTGGCGAGCGCTGGCGGACATTTCGCGCGACGACTTGGCGTTTGAGTCGATGCGGGTGTCATTGGATAAGTTGCGGGGATTGCGCTTGTTATGCAGAAAAAAGTGA
- a CDS encoding sensor histidine kinase translates to MAARSKSSPLERILGRLDDLDTTNLTILVQRLARERELLEAVFNTIREGVLVIGKSGLVEYANAAALIILGLKDDDVGTIPVWKAVPDLARTMNLNSTGLDGSGHRVRPAALARELEITYPEHRFVRIYLTPFEAESNDKEAPLFTMILTDITEDKLSTEQLIQDEKISSIFDLAAGVAHELGNPLNSINIHLQLLERQVNKLDDLVAAKKMRKAVDVCTNEVQRLDGIISNFLQAIRPQALDLQEVPLLDILDEVLNFLGSELTNLNVNIDVTVDGESPVVLGDRNQIKQVFFNVVKNAMEAMDAGGDLRIASREDDEFVFLSFADTGVGIAQEDLSKIFQPYHTTKSSGNGLGMMICRRIMRDHGGQIGLDSRPDAGTVVTLQFPKKHRRMRLLEAAD, encoded by the coding sequence ATGGCCGCCCGCAGCAAATCCTCGCCCCTGGAGCGCATCCTGGGGCGACTCGACGATCTCGATACGACAAACCTTACCATCCTGGTGCAGCGCTTGGCGCGTGAGCGCGAGTTATTGGAGGCGGTCTTTAACACGATTCGCGAGGGCGTGCTTGTCATTGGAAAGAGCGGTTTGGTGGAATATGCCAATGCAGCCGCGCTGATAATTCTAGGCCTGAAAGACGACGATGTCGGCACGATCCCGGTTTGGAAGGCGGTGCCGGACCTCGCGCGCACGATGAATCTCAACTCCACGGGACTGGATGGTTCCGGCCACCGAGTCCGCCCGGCCGCGCTTGCCCGGGAGCTGGAGATCACCTATCCCGAGCACCGCTTTGTGCGGATTTACCTGACGCCGTTTGAGGCTGAGTCAAACGACAAGGAGGCACCGCTCTTCACGATGATCCTGACGGATATCACCGAGGACAAGCTGTCGACCGAGCAACTGATTCAGGACGAGAAAATTTCCAGTATCTTCGACCTCGCCGCGGGAGTCGCACATGAGCTGGGTAATCCGCTGAACTCGATCAACATTCATCTGCAACTCCTGGAGCGTCAGGTGAATAAATTAGACGATCTAGTCGCGGCGAAAAAAATGCGCAAGGCCGTCGATGTTTGCACGAACGAGGTTCAGCGGCTGGATGGAATTATCTCAAATTTCTTGCAGGCGATTCGGCCACAGGCGCTTGATCTACAGGAGGTCCCCTTGTTGGATATTCTGGATGAAGTGCTGAATTTTCTGGGGTCGGAATTGACGAATCTCAATGTGAACATCGACGTGACGGTCGATGGCGAATCGCCAGTGGTGCTTGGTGATCGCAACCAGATAAAACAGGTGTTTTTTAACGTCGTCAAAAACGCCATGGAGGCCATGGATGCCGGCGGCGATCTCCGCATTGCTTCGCGCGAGGATGACGAGTTCGTGTTCCTTTCTTTCGCCGACACGGGCGTGGGCATTGCCCAGGAGGATCTCTCAAAAATCTTCCAGCCTTACCACACAACGAAGTCTTCGGGTAATGGGCTTGGCATGATGATTTGCCGCCGAATCATGCGTGACCATGGCGGACAAATCGGCCTGGATAGCCGCCCGGACGCGGGCACTGTTGTGACGCTGCAATTCCCGAAAAAGCACCGGCGCATGCGCCTGCTGGAAGCTGCGGATTAA
- a CDS encoding sugar phosphate isomerase/epimerase family protein — protein sequence MSTTPARNFGVQSYCFRNTKDNAAVAAKVKEIGLSKIEICGIHADFNDPESFKEVVQTYNDAGVSICSIGVETFVGCDDERKKFECAAAAGAKHISAHFRIDSFMQAVPKVRQWSEEFGIRVGIHCHGGYMFGGSPDVLEYLIKLGGPQIGLCIDTAWCMQIGPNQGKPIQWAEKFAGHIYGVHYKDFTFGKDGKWTDVVVGTGNLDLPGFVKALENGGFEGMTVIEYEGDPEDPVPALKDCVASMRAAT from the coding sequence ATGAGCACCACCCCCGCAAGAAACTTTGGCGTGCAAAGCTATTGTTTCCGCAACACCAAAGACAACGCCGCCGTCGCCGCCAAGGTGAAGGAAATCGGCCTGAGCAAAATCGAAATCTGCGGCATTCACGCCGACTTCAACGACCCGGAGTCCTTCAAGGAAGTCGTTCAGACTTACAACGATGCCGGCGTCTCCATCTGCTCCATTGGCGTGGAAACCTTCGTCGGCTGCGACGACGAGCGCAAAAAGTTCGAGTGCGCCGCCGCCGCAGGTGCTAAGCACATCTCCGCCCACTTCCGCATCGACAGCTTCATGCAGGCCGTGCCCAAGGTCCGCCAGTGGTCGGAAGAGTTCGGCATCCGCGTGGGCATTCACTGCCACGGCGGTTACATGTTTGGCGGCAGCCCCGACGTCCTCGAATACCTGATCAAGCTCGGCGGCCCACAGATCGGCCTTTGCATCGACACCGCCTGGTGCATGCAAATCGGCCCCAACCAGGGCAAGCCAATCCAGTGGGCGGAAAAATTTGCCGGCCACATCTACGGCGTCCACTACAAGGACTTCACCTTCGGCAAGGACGGCAAGTGGACCGATGTCGTTGTCGGCACCGGCAACCTCGACCTCCCGGGCTTCGTCAAGGCGCTGGAAAACGGCGGCTTCGAGGGCATGACCGTCATCGAATATGAAGGCGACCCGGAAGACCCTGTCCCCGCCCTCAAAGACTGCGTTGCCTCCATGCGCGCCGCGACCTAA
- a CDS encoding VOC family protein: MSNQTSPLGVQRLAHACIHVADLDRSLAFYCETLGFAKKFDFIGKAGDRFGAYIELAPETFLEIFCVPDSPKGQSPVNHFCLEVADIDAAVAHLKAKGVELFVDKKMGADHSWQAWFGDPDGTRIELHHYTDKSSQLTGADCHADWR; the protein is encoded by the coding sequence ATGTCGAACCAAACCTCACCTCTCGGCGTTCAGCGCCTCGCCCACGCCTGCATTCACGTAGCGGATCTCGACCGCTCACTCGCGTTCTATTGCGAGACCCTTGGGTTCGCCAAGAAGTTCGATTTTATTGGCAAAGCCGGTGACCGCTTCGGTGCTTATATCGAGCTGGCACCGGAGACCTTTCTGGAAATTTTCTGTGTGCCGGATTCGCCCAAGGGCCAGTCTCCGGTGAATCACTTCTGCCTCGAAGTCGCAGACATCGACGCCGCGGTGGCGCACCTGAAAGCGAAGGGAGTGGAACTGTTTGTGGACAAGAAAATGGGAGCCGATCATTCCTGGCAGGCATGGTTTGGCGACCCCGATGGCACACGCATCGAGCTGCATCATTACACCGATAAAAGCAGCCAGCTTACCGGGGCGGATTGCCACGCGGATTGGCGATAG
- the pyrF gene encoding orotidine-5'-phosphate decarboxylase: MPKPTELILALDVPDKAAAIEMLDRIGPDLKWVKIGLQLFVKEGPALLDAVAARGQNIFLDLKLHDIPNTVASAIKSLKGKPVGLLTIHGAGSSEMIRYAAEAAAEALPDATVLAVTVLTSMNREQLADIGIDAEPQEQVLRLGKLALAKGAGGLVCSPQELRTLREELGPDAVLVTPGIRPAGADLNDQQRVMTPAQAAELGSSFIVVGRPILKADDPAAAVKAIQAELAQ, from the coding sequence ATGCCGAAACCGACTGAATTGATTCTTGCCTTGGATGTGCCCGATAAGGCCGCTGCGATCGAGATGCTTGATCGCATTGGCCCCGACCTGAAGTGGGTCAAAATCGGCCTGCAACTCTTCGTGAAAGAGGGGCCAGCGCTGCTCGATGCCGTGGCCGCACGTGGGCAAAACATATTCCTCGACCTGAAGCTGCACGACATCCCCAATACCGTTGCCTCTGCCATTAAGAGCCTCAAGGGCAAGCCCGTGGGGCTGCTTACCATTCATGGTGCCGGTAGCAGCGAGATGATTCGCTATGCTGCTGAGGCTGCTGCCGAGGCGCTGCCGGATGCGACGGTTCTCGCTGTGACGGTGCTGACTTCCATGAACCGCGAGCAGTTGGCAGACATCGGCATCGACGCCGAGCCGCAGGAGCAGGTACTTCGCCTCGGCAAACTTGCTTTGGCCAAGGGGGCCGGTGGATTGGTTTGCTCGCCGCAAGAGTTGCGGACCCTACGGGAGGAGTTGGGCCCGGACGCCGTGCTGGTAACGCCTGGTATTCGGCCGGCGGGTGCAGACCTGAACGACCAGCAGCGCGTCATGACGCCTGCCCAGGCCGCCGAGCTCGGTAGTAGCTTCATCGTCGTGGGCCGACCCATCCTCAAGGCCGACGATCCGGCAGCCGCGGTTAAAGCGATTCAGGCCGAGCTGGCGCAGTAG
- a CDS encoding Gfo/Idh/MocA family protein, with product MSQVRYGLIGAGSIAWPATDQINKHDDASVIAASDLSAERLKKLCEDKQIPNSYASADELLANPDVDAVYIAVPNKFHAPLAIQALEAGKHVILEKPFALNAKEAADVIAASERAGKKFTVGMNQRFVETHQKIVSLQRQGTFGEIYHAKAFWNRRTGIPGMGTWFGNKVLAGGGCLNDIGVHFLDLCLYSINRFDPVSVYGATYTKFGNRGLGAGGWGISDKTESVFDVDDFATALIRFSDGATVALDASWACHMETPNRNGVQLFGTEAGADVATAKLFRNDPLRADYDVIESVKAEPLYKHCCRFANFTNVILGREELATPPQQSLVVQKILDAIQESSATGKEVIL from the coding sequence ATGTCTCAAGTTCGATACGGCCTCATCGGTGCCGGCTCCATTGCCTGGCCCGCTACCGACCAAATTAACAAGCACGACGACGCCTCTGTCATTGCCGCGAGTGACCTCAGCGCCGAGCGCCTGAAGAAGCTTTGCGAGGACAAGCAAATCCCCAACAGCTACGCCTCGGCGGATGAGCTGCTGGCCAACCCGGATGTCGACGCGGTTTACATCGCCGTGCCCAATAAGTTTCACGCACCGCTCGCGATTCAAGCACTCGAAGCCGGCAAACATGTCATCCTCGAAAAGCCGTTTGCGCTCAATGCCAAGGAAGCTGCGGACGTCATTGCCGCCTCTGAACGCGCTGGCAAAAAGTTCACCGTCGGCATGAATCAGCGCTTTGTCGAAACTCACCAGAAGATCGTCTCCCTGCAGCGCCAGGGCACCTTTGGCGAGATCTACCACGCCAAGGCATTTTGGAATCGCCGCACCGGCATCCCGGGCATGGGCACCTGGTTCGGCAATAAGGTCCTCGCGGGCGGCGGCTGCCTGAACGACATCGGCGTTCACTTCCTCGACCTGTGCCTGTATTCCATCAACCGCTTCGATCCGGTTTCGGTTTATGGCGCGACCTACACCAAATTTGGTAACCGCGGCCTGGGTGCCGGCGGCTGGGGCATCTCCGACAAGACGGAGTCCGTCTTCGACGTGGATGATTTTGCTACTGCACTGATTCGCTTTAGCGATGGTGCCACTGTTGCCCTCGACGCCAGCTGGGCCTGCCACATGGAAACACCGAACCGCAACGGCGTGCAGCTCTTTGGCACCGAAGCCGGCGCGGATGTCGCCACAGCCAAGCTGTTCCGCAACGACCCGCTCCGCGCCGATTACGACGTCATTGAGAGCGTCAAGGCTGAGCCGCTTTACAAACATTGCTGCCGCTTTGCGAACTTCACCAACGTGATCCTCGGACGCGAAGAACTTGCCACGCCTCCGCAGCAATCACTCGTCGTGCAGAAGATTCTCGACGCCATCCAGGAATCCAGTGCCACCGGCAAGGAAGTCATTCTTTAA
- a CDS encoding BCCT family transporter: MSEAKNDKPARKRIDVHAPVFFCSAGLIIFFVIVSLVSLETAGQTFSAMQSWISKNSRWFFIGVVDLFLLFIVWLLFTRFSHIRLGGKDAKPEFSYFSWMSMLFSAGMGIGLLFYSVAEPIMHASNPPFHGVEALTEDAARDAMQLTYFHWGFHAWGIYALVGLSLAYFSFNHKAPLTIRSAFRPLLGDRVDGPIGNSIDILAVVATLFGVATSLGLGVQQVNAGLDYLFGIGESRITQVLLIAGITALATISVVSGLNGGIRRLSELNLSAAALLLLFVLFAGPTLFLLGGYVQNIGSYLQNFLKLSTWTETYQRTNWQEGWTVFYWAWWIAWSPFVGMFIARISRGRTIREFILGVLLAPTLMTFAWLSIFGNAALFEQLYGAGELAGEVNKSIPVALFEMLDAYPLSKVASLLCVVVIITFFVTSSDSGSLVIDIITAGGNTDPPVAQRVFWAVMEGVVAAVLLLGGGLGALQTASITTGLPFAIVLVVMMFSLYKGLSQDPAAPPSYQQLRRKVEKLEQDR, translated from the coding sequence ATGAGCGAAGCGAAAAATGACAAGCCGGCGCGCAAACGCATCGACGTACACGCGCCGGTTTTCTTCTGTTCGGCCGGGCTGATAATCTTCTTTGTCATTGTGAGTTTGGTCTCGCTGGAAACAGCGGGCCAAACTTTCTCTGCGATGCAAAGTTGGATATCGAAGAACTCACGCTGGTTCTTCATTGGCGTGGTGGATCTGTTTTTGCTGTTCATCGTTTGGCTGCTTTTCACGCGCTTCTCCCACATCCGTCTGGGCGGGAAAGACGCGAAGCCGGAGTTCAGCTACTTCTCCTGGATGTCGATGCTGTTCAGCGCAGGCATGGGTATCGGCCTGTTGTTCTACAGCGTGGCCGAGCCGATCATGCACGCTTCGAATCCGCCCTTTCACGGTGTGGAAGCATTGACGGAAGATGCCGCGCGCGACGCCATGCAGCTCACGTATTTTCACTGGGGTTTCCATGCCTGGGGCATCTATGCGCTGGTGGGGTTGTCGCTGGCTTACTTCTCCTTTAACCATAAGGCTCCGCTCACGATTCGCTCTGCGTTTCGTCCGCTACTGGGTGACCGGGTGGATGGGCCAATTGGCAACTCGATTGATATCCTCGCCGTCGTTGCGACCTTATTTGGCGTGGCGACTTCCTTGGGGCTCGGTGTGCAGCAGGTTAATGCGGGCTTGGACTACTTGTTCGGCATTGGCGAATCGAGGATTACTCAAGTGCTGCTGATAGCGGGCATCACCGCGCTGGCGACGATTTCCGTCGTCTCTGGTTTGAATGGGGGCATCCGCCGTCTGAGTGAGCTAAACCTGTCGGCCGCCGCACTGCTGCTACTCTTTGTATTGTTTGCTGGGCCGACTCTGTTTCTGCTCGGCGGCTACGTGCAAAATATCGGCTCTTATTTGCAGAATTTTCTTAAGCTGAGCACTTGGACGGAAACCTATCAGCGTACAAACTGGCAAGAGGGATGGACCGTTTTTTATTGGGCCTGGTGGATCGCCTGGTCGCCGTTTGTGGGGATGTTCATTGCCCGCATTTCACGCGGTAGGACGATACGGGAATTTATTCTGGGTGTGTTATTGGCACCGACCTTGATGACGTTTGCCTGGTTGTCGATATTCGGCAACGCCGCGTTGTTTGAACAGCTTTACGGCGCTGGCGAGCTGGCGGGAGAGGTTAATAAGAGTATCCCTGTGGCGCTCTTTGAAATGCTCGACGCCTATCCGCTGTCCAAAGTCGCTTCACTACTTTGCGTGGTGGTGATCATCACCTTCTTCGTGACTTCGTCTGACTCGGGTTCGCTGGTGATCGACATCATCACCGCAGGCGGCAATACCGACCCGCCCGTGGCACAGCGTGTTTTCTGGGCGGTGATGGAGGGCGTCGTGGCGGCTGTTTTATTGCTTGGTGGCGGCCTGGGTGCTCTGCAGACGGCTTCCATTACGACGGGGTTGCCGTTTGCCATCGTGTTGGTGGTAATGATGTTCAGCCTCTACAAGGGGCTCTCGCAAGACCCGGCGGCACCCCCTTCGTATCAACAGCTACGACGCAAGGTCGAAAAACTGGAGCAGGATCGCTAA
- a CDS encoding AraC family transcriptional regulator, with product MFSSLRKLEILSVAHFHHPPGLHPKPRIIAKDQLCIELVTGGRGWIEHENDWVEVNPGALLWNGPGEYTIGRNDFENPYRCLSVRCRYQGRFQRATPRITKWDDLDSVRQFTDQAVRLFYEESFNVELLTGRIMGELQFRAGYYAWASDRQEAPKPLLLAQQAIERDYAQPLSVEDLAELSGWSAPHMHAEFRRHFGESPHQALIARRMRAAKVQLAATNNPIKQIAVECGFSGASAFCTAFRRQTGVTPAVFRQQQQHGAR from the coding sequence ATGTTTAGTAGCTTGCGCAAGTTGGAAATTCTATCGGTGGCGCATTTTCACCATCCGCCGGGACTGCATCCCAAGCCGCGTATCATTGCCAAGGACCAGCTCTGCATCGAATTAGTAACCGGGGGCCGCGGCTGGATTGAGCACGAGAATGATTGGGTGGAGGTGAACCCTGGTGCCTTACTCTGGAACGGCCCCGGTGAATACACCATCGGGCGCAATGATTTCGAAAATCCCTATCGCTGTCTCTCGGTGCGTTGCCGATACCAAGGGCGTTTTCAGCGCGCCACGCCGCGTATCACCAAGTGGGATGACTTGGATTCGGTGCGGCAGTTTACGGATCAGGCCGTGCGCCTCTTTTACGAGGAAAGTTTTAATGTGGAGTTGCTGACCGGCCGCATCATGGGGGAGCTCCAGTTTCGCGCCGGTTATTACGCCTGGGCGAGTGACCGCCAGGAAGCGCCCAAGCCATTGCTCTTAGCGCAGCAGGCAATTGAGCGCGACTATGCGCAACCACTTTCAGTCGAAGACCTGGCGGAACTCAGTGGGTGGTCGGCCCCTCATATGCACGCGGAGTTTCGGCGGCACTTCGGGGAGTCGCCACATCAGGCCTTAATTGCCCGGCGGATGCGCGCGGCGAAGGTGCAACTGGCCGCGACGAATAACCCGATTAAGCAGATCGCCGTCGAATGTGGCTTTTCCGGAGCCTCGGCTTTTTGCACGGCGTTTCGTCGCCAGACGGGGGTGACTCCCGCTGTTTTTCGTCAACAACAGCAGCACGGAGCCCGATAG
- a CDS encoding SAM-dependent methyltransferase: MSNATVEKAKTYYDSNDADNFYFNVWGGEDIHVGIYLRKGESIFEASRRTVETMAARLDGFPASSRVVDLGAGYGGSARYLAREKGFHVTCLNLSAVQNERNRKMNEEQDLADQIDVVDGNFEELPFADNSFNIAWTQDAILHSADRERVFAEVDRVLKPGGVMVMTDPMMKEGADQSVLQPVFDRIHLASMGSVEKYAAYAQELGWTVEPMEERTKDLVTHYSRVLEELESRTEELSRHCSVEYIERMKKGLRHWINAGQNDALFWGILMYRKPE; encoded by the coding sequence ATGAGCAACGCGACTGTAGAAAAAGCAAAAACCTATTACGACAGTAACGACGCCGATAACTTCTACTTCAATGTATGGGGTGGGGAGGATATCCATGTGGGCATTTACCTGCGCAAGGGTGAGTCGATTTTCGAGGCCAGTCGTCGCACGGTGGAGACCATGGCTGCGCGGCTCGATGGCTTTCCGGCGAGCTCACGCGTGGTTGATCTAGGCGCTGGTTATGGCGGTTCCGCGCGCTACCTTGCGCGGGAAAAGGGATTCCACGTTACGTGCCTGAATCTCAGTGCCGTGCAAAACGAGCGTAACCGCAAGATGAACGAAGAGCAGGATTTGGCCGATCAGATCGATGTCGTTGATGGCAATTTCGAGGAACTGCCTTTTGCGGATAATTCCTTTAACATTGCCTGGACACAGGATGCGATTCTCCACAGTGCCGACCGCGAACGCGTATTTGCCGAAGTGGACCGTGTGCTCAAGCCTGGAGGCGTAATGGTGATGACTGATCCGATGATGAAGGAGGGTGCCGATCAATCCGTCCTTCAGCCAGTCTTTGACCGGATTCATCTGGCCTCAATGGGCAGCGTGGAGAAATATGCGGCTTATGCGCAAGAGCTTGGCTGGACTGTCGAGCCCATGGAAGAGCGCACCAAGGATCTCGTGACACACTACTCACGCGTTTTGGAAGAGCTGGAATCGCGCACTGAAGAGCTATCACGCCACTGCAGCGTGGAATACATTGAACGCATGAAAAAAGGTCTGCGGCACTGGATCAACGCTGGTCAGAATGACGCCTTGTTCTGGGGTATTCTGATGTATCGCAAACCAGAATGA
- a CDS encoding type II secretion system protein codes for MKRKQLGFTLVELLTVVAIIGILAAILIPAVSNGLKRSRQVAAMANAGGVASAYQSYLIDRGRAMPPDSIESVGDFAAKLAEFDYLASAEPFFISDDPLAPDPIPRSLAAKQGDEWKATEPFSSVNAYSLDVAIGISPHHATSTTPMLWTRGLTTSGEWSEDAVWENRGFMIYADGHSEMIDTMGSGENALLLHYTNRTPTANVLQALPSRVVVRGKGSGSLNGQSGVGN; via the coding sequence ATGAAAAGAAAGCAACTTGGTTTCACTTTGGTGGAACTCCTGACCGTGGTCGCGATCATTGGAATCTTGGCGGCCATTTTAATACCTGCGGTATCCAACGGCTTAAAGCGGTCGCGCCAAGTGGCAGCGATGGCGAATGCCGGGGGTGTCGCATCTGCTTATCAAAGTTACCTCATTGACCGGGGCCGCGCGATGCCACCCGATAGCATCGAAAGTGTCGGAGACTTTGCTGCGAAGCTGGCTGAGTTTGATTATCTGGCCAGCGCTGAGCCGTTTTTTATCTCGGATGATCCACTGGCTCCGGACCCGATCCCCCGCTCGCTGGCTGCGAAGCAAGGCGACGAGTGGAAGGCGACTGAGCCGTTTAGTTCCGTCAACGCTTATAGCCTGGATGTGGCGATTGGCATCTCACCGCATCACGCGACTTCGACGACACCGATGCTCTGGACACGCGGGCTAACGACGAGTGGTGAGTGGTCGGAGGACGCCGTTTGGGAGAATCGTGGTTTTATGATCTATGCCGATGGGCATTCCGAAATGATCGACACGATGGGCTCGGGGGAGAACGCATTGCTCTTGCACTATACGAATCGCACGCCGACGGCAAATGTGCTGCAAGCGCTTCCCAGCCGTGTGGTGGTTCGTGGTAAAGGAAGCGGCTCGCTGAATGGTCAATCTGGAGTCGGGAACTGA